Proteins co-encoded in one Alphaproteobacteria bacterium genomic window:
- the sppA gene encoding signal peptide peptidase SppA, which yields MPFTPDQIIDRKRLKAQLGRWRFIAILAGFGALFAFLNPEELGVSVGQSYIARITIDGVMTDDEKRDVLIEKIKNDSNAKAVIVRFDTPGGTALAGEEVYLQLRDLAKKKPVVAVMRTVCASAGYMSALGADYIIARESTITGSIGVMMQSVEVSRLADKLGITPITIKSGEFKDSPSLTKPFSERERAIVSETVDDAYAFFVGLMAERRNLNLMTARRLGDGRVYTGRQAYALKLIDGLGGDAEAVAWMAKNRQIPATLKVVDSEPEPEFKTILEKLQQLTNVEIFSSLTVPLDGLVSLWHPSSQF from the coding sequence ATGCCTTTTACACCTGACCAAATTATTGATCGAAAGCGCCTCAAAGCGCAGCTCGGACGTTGGCGATTTATCGCTATCCTTGCTGGGTTTGGGGCGCTTTTTGCATTTCTCAATCCTGAGGAATTAGGTGTTTCCGTTGGCCAGTCATACATTGCGCGCATCACGATCGATGGCGTGATGACCGACGACGAAAAGCGCGATGTGCTTATCGAAAAAATCAAAAACGACTCGAACGCAAAAGCAGTCATCGTACGTTTCGATACGCCAGGCGGCACTGCCTTGGCGGGTGAGGAAGTCTATTTGCAACTGCGTGACTTGGCGAAGAAGAAGCCAGTGGTAGCTGTTATGCGTACAGTCTGCGCTTCTGCGGGTTACATGTCGGCACTTGGTGCAGACTATATAATCGCACGCGAAAGCACGATTACTGGTTCAATCGGCGTGATGATGCAGTCCGTGGAAGTTAGCCGATTGGCTGATAAATTGGGCATCACCCCCATTACGATTAAGTCGGGCGAATTTAAAGATTCTCCCTCGCTCACCAAGCCATTTAGCGAACGTGAGCGCGCCATTGTCAGTGAAACAGTTGATGACGCTTACGCCTTTTTCGTTGGTTTGATGGCCGAACGCCGCAATTTGAACCTTATGACAGCCCGTAGGTTGGGTGATGGCCGTGTTTATACAGGTCGCCAAGCCTATGCCCTTAAGCTCATTGATGGGCTGGGTGGCGACGCCGAAGCGGTTGCTTGGATGGCTAAAAATCGCCAGATTCCTGCCACTTTGAAGGTTGTGGATAGTGAGCCAGAGCCAGAGTTTAAGACGATTCTAGAGAAACTCCAGCAGCTTACGAATGTAGAAATTTTCAGTTCCCTTACAGTTCCGCTTGACGGGCTAGTGAGCCTATGGCATCCTTCATCGCAGTTCTAA
- a CDS encoding integration host factor subunit beta, which translates to MTKSELIQRLSKRYPHLYQRDIEVLVNTMFDEISDALSTGDRVELRGFGAFSVRTREARAARNPKNGTVVSVGTRHAIYFRTGKELRERVTNVIPKD; encoded by the coding sequence ATGACGAAATCTGAACTTATCCAGCGTCTCAGTAAGCGTTACCCTCACCTGTACCAGCGCGATATTGAAGTGCTGGTGAACACCATGTTCGACGAAATTTCTGACGCACTTTCAACTGGTGACCGTGTGGAGCTTCGTGGCTTTGGTGCTTTCTCGGTACGTACACGTGAAGCGCGCGCTGCTCGCAACCCCAAGAATGGTACGGTGGTTTCTGTGGGCACACGTCATGCGATTTATTTCCGCACTGGTAAAGAACTCCGTGAGCGCGTGACTAACGTCATTCCTAAAGACTAG
- a CDS encoding LapA family protein, with translation MLKLLALLFYAVLGFVCVLFILSNREPIIIGMFPFAGSLEVPAYAALAAMFGAGLLIGIVYAFKINFLRRSEIRRLKKQLSAYQKAHAPH, from the coding sequence ATGCTTAAGCTATTAGCGCTGCTGTTTTATGCTGTGCTTGGCTTTGTGTGCGTTCTTTTCATTCTTTCCAATCGTGAACCTATTATCATTGGCATGTTCCCGTTTGCGGGTAGCCTTGAAGTACCTGCCTATGCAGCGCTCGCTGCCATGTTTGGCGCAGGCCTTTTGATTGGTATTGTCTACGCTTTCAAAATTAATTTCCTGCGTCGCAGTGAAATTCGCCGCCTAAAGAAACAACTCAGCGCTTATCAAAAAGCTCATGCCCCTCATTAA
- a CDS encoding phosphoribosylanthranilate isomerase, protein MPLIKNCGFKTTHTIDVAIESGASFIGLVSHPASPRHVDLRLMADLAAHIGERAEHVAVLVNPHDTLIDDIMAHYTPHYWQLHNVTSPARIIDIRKRTGAHIISAIAIHDADDLVGVDGIIRESDYVLFDTKQHGKDGGTGKSFNWDVLNGLVIGRPWFLAGGLNPENVADAIRTTKAPMVDVSTGIESAPGEKSIEKIAAFNKAVLSTRA, encoded by the coding sequence ATGCCCCTCATTAAAAATTGTGGGTTCAAAACCACCCATACAATTGATGTGGCGATAGAGTCAGGCGCTTCATTCATTGGCTTGGTTAGCCACCCTGCCTCACCTCGCCATGTGGATTTACGTTTAATGGCGGACCTCGCCGCTCATATTGGCGAACGCGCGGAACATGTTGCCGTATTGGTCAACCCACATGACACGCTGATCGATGACATCATGGCGCATTACACGCCGCATTATTGGCAGTTACACAATGTCACCAGCCCTGCCCGTATCATTGATATCCGCAAGCGCACGGGCGCTCACATCATCAGCGCCATTGCGATTCATGATGCGGATGATTTGGTGGGCGTGGATGGGATTATCCGTGAATCGGATTATGTGCTGTTCGACACCAAGCAGCACGGAAAAGATGGCGGCACAGGTAAATCCTTTAACTGGGACGTGCTAAACGGCCTTGTGATTGGCCGCCCATGGTTTCTGGCTGGCGGTTTGAACCCCGAAAACGTGGCCGATGCGATTCGTACCACCAAAGCACCGATGGTCGATGTTTCAACGGGAATTGAGTCCGCACCTGGCGAAAAATCCATTGAAAAGATTGCAGCCTTCAATAAGGCCGTGCTAAGTACCCGCGCATGA
- the trpB gene encoding tryptophan synthase subunit beta → MSALPDSKGHFGPYGGRYVAETLMPLILEVEQGYEAMRKDTSFKAQFDDLMKHYVGRPSPLYFAERLTEHLKGAKIYFKRDELNHTGAHKINNCIGQILLAIRMGKKRIIAETGAGQHGVATATVCARFGLKCVVYMGAKDMERQKPNVFRMKLLGAEIVPVTAGNGTLKDAMNEALRDWVTNVHDTYYLIGTAAGPHPYPAMVRDFQSVIGTEVKAEMQSREGKLPDTLVACIGGGSNAIGLFHPFLDDASVKLVGVEAAGKGLNTHEHAASLTSGSAGVLHGCRTYLLQTNDGQIEEAHSISAGLDYPGIGPEHAWLKDQKRVEYVSATDTQALDAFKTLAALEGILPALEPAHALAHVIERAPKLPKDHILVMNLCGRGDKDIFTVGEALGVKL, encoded by the coding sequence ATGAGCGCACTTCCAGATTCCAAAGGTCATTTCGGCCCTTATGGTGGCCGTTACGTGGCCGAGACCTTAATGCCCCTTATTTTGGAGGTGGAGCAAGGCTATGAAGCCATGCGCAAAGATACCTCCTTCAAAGCGCAATTCGATGATTTGATGAAACATTACGTGGGTCGCCCCTCGCCGCTTTATTTTGCTGAGCGTTTAACCGAGCACCTCAAAGGTGCAAAAATCTATTTTAAGCGCGACGAGCTGAATCACACTGGCGCGCATAAAATCAATAACTGCATCGGTCAGATTTTGCTTGCGATTCGTATGGGCAAAAAGCGCATCATCGCCGAAACTGGTGCGGGTCAACATGGCGTTGCCACTGCCACGGTCTGTGCGCGATTTGGTTTGAAGTGCGTTGTCTATATGGGCGCGAAGGATATGGAGCGCCAGAAACCAAACGTATTCCGCATGAAATTATTAGGCGCGGAAATTGTTCCCGTTACCGCAGGCAATGGCACCTTGAAGGACGCTATGAATGAAGCGCTGCGTGACTGGGTAACGAATGTGCATGACACCTATTATCTGATTGGCACGGCCGCGGGTCCACACCCCTACCCTGCGATGGTGCGTGATTTTCAATCCGTCATCGGCACGGAAGTAAAAGCAGAGATGCAATCACGCGAAGGTAAATTGCCTGACACCCTCGTTGCCTGCATTGGTGGTGGCTCAAATGCGATTGGTCTATTCCATCCCTTCCTCGACGATGCGAGCGTAAAACTCGTCGGTGTCGAAGCTGCTGGCAAAGGTTTGAACACGCATGAACATGCCGCTTCACTCACCAGTGGTTCGGCGGGTGTATTACATGGCTGCCGCACCTATTTGCTGCAAACGAACGATGGACAGATCGAAGAAGCACACTCCATTTCCGCAGGGCTTGATTACCCAGGTATTGGCCCTGAACACGCATGGCTTAAAGACCAAAAGCGTGTTGAATATGTTAGCGCAACAGATACACAGGCGCTTGACGCTTTCAAAACATTGGCTGCGCTTGAGGGTATTTTGCCTGCACTAGAGCCCGCACATGCACTCGCGCATGTGATCGAACGTGCACCGAAATTACCCAAAGACCATATTCTCGTCATGAATCTCTGTGGTCGTGGCGATAAAGATATTTTCACGGTTGGCGAAGCGCTCGGAGTAAAACTATGA
- the trpA gene encoding tryptophan synthase subunit alpha, translating into MSRIAAAFAKCKAEKRAAFIPFIMGGDPSIEASAKLLDALPAAGADIIELGIPFSDPMADGPTIQAAGLRALEAGATLKKIIALAAEFRKKHVDVPLVLMGYLNPIFIYGYDAFARDAAAAGVDGVIIVDLPPEEAAELEPQLTKAGISLVRLIAPTSVPERLPLLVKGASGYLYFVSITGITGAGSATNADIEKNIAAIRKVTDLPVAVGFGVKTTEQVKAFGKLADGVVVGSAIVQKIFEHKGDVKAVSAYVASLAK; encoded by the coding sequence ATGAGCCGCATTGCCGCCGCATTCGCCAAGTGCAAAGCCGAAAAACGCGCTGCGTTTATTCCCTTCATCATGGGCGGTGACCCAAGTATTGAGGCAAGCGCCAAATTGCTCGATGCACTGCCTGCAGCAGGTGCTGACATTATCGAGCTTGGTATTCCCTTTTCTGACCCAATGGCGGATGGGCCTACCATTCAAGCTGCTGGCCTGCGTGCATTAGAGGCGGGCGCGACGCTTAAAAAGATTATCGCCCTTGCTGCAGAGTTTCGCAAAAAACATGTAGACGTGCCCTTGGTGTTGATGGGCTACCTCAACCCCATTTTCATTTATGGTTACGACGCATTTGCGCGTGATGCAGCCGCAGCAGGTGTGGATGGTGTTATCATCGTCGATTTACCACCTGAGGAAGCTGCCGAGTTAGAACCACAACTCACCAAGGCGGGCATTTCGCTGGTGCGTTTGATTGCGCCCACTTCCGTGCCAGAGCGTTTGCCGCTTCTGGTCAAAGGTGCGAGTGGGTATCTCTATTTTGTGTCTATCACTGGCATTACAGGTGCGGGCAGCGCAACGAATGCGGATATTGAAAAGAACATCGCCGCGATTCGCAAAGTTACCGATTTACCCGTTGCCGTGGGCTTTGGCGTAAAAACTACCGAACAAGTTAAAGCATTCGGTAAATTGGCGGACGGTGTAGTGGTCGGCTCTGCCATTGTTCAGAAGATTTTTGAACATAAGGGCGATGTGAAAGCTGTCAGCGCTTATGTTGCGTCACTCGCTAAATAA
- the trxA gene encoding thioredoxin TrxA has translation MTSKHISDSEFDATVAAGSQPVLVDFWAEWCGPCKQLSPVLDELANEYAGKLTVAKVNIDQNPDSPQKYGVRGIPTLIVFKEGKPVATKVGSLPKSQLVEWLNGVLAA, from the coding sequence ATGACCAGCAAACACATTTCCGATAGCGAATTTGACGCAACCGTAGCCGCAGGTAGCCAACCCGTGTTGGTGGATTTCTGGGCAGAATGGTGTGGCCCATGCAAGCAGCTCTCGCCTGTATTGGACGAATTGGCCAATGAATATGCAGGCAAGCTGACGGTGGCAAAAGTGAACATCGACCAGAACCCTGACTCGCCTCAGAAATACGGCGTGCGCGGTATTCCAACCCTCATCGTGTTCAAAGAAGGCAAGCCTGTAGCTACTAAAGTTGGCTCACTACCAAAAAGCCAACTCGTAGAGTGGCTCAACGGCGTACTTGCTGCCTAG
- a CDS encoding UvrD-helicase domain-containing protein, which translates to MANAGSGKTYVLARRVVRLLLEGARPESILCLTYTKAAASEMRERIVALLKSLAIAQGEALTKTLNDIMGESPSPQHTARAASLLSAVLDSPLGGMTITTIHGFCQRLLAGFPLEAGISPHASLLDDREQTELIQQAIYKLYITNDSVIAKSLSFIADIAAEGRLNQWLTQLIYQRNEWKSLTDLTSDDAMKRAIEARQPLDSYERDVWRKRLQEGVVTSLISAAIGIWEAGGAHTKTAATSAREWLANPQDSTYLSLWLTQEHQPRKTILPEKLFAGHEVLREQLEREQQRVYAITQALATIATAEETYHMAVLARAVNQIYTNTKLVRSALDYEDLIVHVETLFAHELPWVMTKLDYRIDHLLLDEAQDTSPAQWRISEALVKELLASDAPSGQTRSIFVVGDVKQSIYSFQGAAPEMFEAMRDDWSKALPISSFTLSKSYRSAAPILEVASAICGTEHALHRQGMAGIVECWPLIDPPEKEIATPYELPTEYRDESRAESMLALQIAGTIRAWLDEGRVLKARGRAVQAGDIMILVHRRKPMTPLLIRELQRMDVPVAGIDRLALSTHLAVRDVIALIRWLYAPEDDVALAQILRSPLVGMSEEALFDVAHNRGEASLWQQVKSNESLQRWRGLRGVTPYQFIYQLLEIEGLRRAYASRFGNEIHEVLDELLEHAALSERDVTNLFAYADQLEHAGREIKRESVGGQAHNEVRVMTVHGAKGLEAPIVILADTTSAPDLRKEMWFDGPTIAITDEAKNAGFLDALKAKRRDAMQQEYERLLYVAITRAEDECYITGAKPPRVKDINPRCWYALSRDALKSLPNVESHEGTYRAISAQTAPVEEVAVMPVAREALPVWAHNAAPQENKTQHFSPSRLGNSELALYDKSEGDARTRGVIIHRLLELAPQHATPETLAQLAQFIAPDWQASQRQAIVSDVHRLLQHPDMGWVWQEQGFNEVGVSGQIEMDGVSYPMSGQIDRLVMRKDEIIILDYKTSANLPQTVAQTSQNYLLQMKAYKTLFANKYSDKTIRCALVWTHAPRLDWLDEIVAKMDWDSFRLAS; encoded by the coding sequence ATGGCTAATGCTGGTTCTGGAAAAACCTATGTATTGGCGCGTCGCGTCGTGCGTTTGCTGCTGGAAGGTGCGCGACCAGAATCGATTTTGTGCCTGACCTATACCAAAGCGGCCGCGAGTGAAATGCGTGAGCGTATTGTGGCGCTGCTTAAATCGTTGGCGATAGCACAAGGAGAGGCGCTTACCAAAACCCTCAACGATATTATGGGTGAGAGCCCATCACCACAGCACACGGCGCGCGCGGCAAGCCTGTTAAGTGCGGTGCTTGATAGCCCGCTTGGTGGCATGACCATCACCACGATTCACGGCTTTTGCCAACGTCTACTGGCAGGTTTCCCGCTTGAGGCAGGCATATCGCCACATGCCAGCTTGCTCGATGATCGTGAGCAAACAGAGTTGATACAACAAGCAATCTACAAGCTCTACATCACAAATGATTCAGTGATTGCCAAATCACTCAGCTTCATTGCCGATATCGCCGCCGAGGGCAGGCTGAACCAGTGGCTTACCCAGCTTATTTACCAACGCAACGAATGGAAATCGCTTACCGATTTGACGTCCGATGATGCGATGAAACGCGCCATTGAAGCGCGCCAGCCGCTTGACAGTTATGAGCGCGATGTTTGGCGCAAACGCTTGCAAGAAGGTGTTGTTACCTCACTTATCAGCGCCGCGATTGGTATATGGGAAGCAGGGGGCGCGCACACGAAAACAGCAGCGACCTCAGCACGCGAGTGGCTCGCTAACCCTCAAGATTCAACCTATCTTTCGTTATGGCTTACGCAAGAACACCAGCCGCGCAAAACGATTTTACCTGAGAAATTATTCGCAGGTCATGAAGTGTTGCGCGAGCAGTTAGAGCGTGAACAACAGCGTGTTTATGCGATCACCCAAGCGCTCGCTACTATCGCCACTGCTGAAGAAACCTATCACATGGCCGTGTTGGCGCGTGCTGTTAATCAGATATATACGAACACCAAATTAGTGCGAAGTGCGCTCGATTATGAGGACTTGATTGTACATGTCGAAACGCTGTTTGCCCACGAATTACCATGGGTGATGACGAAGCTCGATTACCGCATCGACCACCTGCTGCTGGATGAAGCGCAAGATACATCACCAGCGCAATGGCGTATTAGCGAAGCGCTGGTCAAGGAATTATTGGCGAGCGACGCACCTTCGGGTCAAACTCGCAGCATCTTCGTAGTGGGTGACGTGAAGCAATCCATCTACAGCTTCCAAGGAGCCGCGCCCGAAATGTTCGAGGCCATGCGTGACGATTGGTCGAAAGCCTTACCAATTTCCTCTTTCACGCTGAGTAAGTCCTACCGCTCTGCTGCGCCGATTCTTGAAGTGGCTTCTGCTATCTGCGGCACTGAGCATGCACTGCATCGCCAAGGTATGGCGGGGATTGTCGAGTGCTGGCCGCTCATTGACCCACCTGAGAAAGAAATCGCAACGCCCTACGAATTACCCACCGAGTATCGTGATGAATCGCGTGCCGAGAGCATGTTGGCATTGCAAATTGCGGGTACTATTCGTGCATGGCTCGACGAAGGGCGTGTGTTAAAGGCGCGTGGCCGCGCTGTGCAAGCGGGCGATATTATGATTCTGGTTCATCGCCGCAAACCAATGACGCCGCTATTGATACGCGAATTGCAGCGCATGGATGTTCCCGTTGCAGGAATCGATCGCTTGGCGCTTTCAACTCACCTCGCTGTGCGTGATGTGATAGCTTTAATACGTTGGCTCTATGCGCCCGAAGACGACGTAGCCTTGGCACAAATTCTGCGCTCACCACTCGTTGGAATGAGTGAAGAGGCGCTGTTCGACGTTGCCCATAATCGCGGCGAGGCAAGCCTGTGGCAGCAAGTGAAATCGAATGAATCATTGCAGCGCTGGCGCGGCTTGCGAGGCGTAACGCCGTATCAATTCATCTACCAATTATTGGAGATAGAAGGGCTGCGACGTGCCTATGCGAGTCGCTTTGGCAATGAAATCCACGAGGTATTGGATGAGTTGCTTGAGCATGCTGCACTTAGTGAGCGGGACGTCACGAATTTATTCGCGTATGCCGATCAGCTAGAACATGCAGGGCGCGAAATTAAGCGTGAGTCTGTTGGTGGCCAAGCCCATAACGAGGTGCGGGTGATGACCGTGCATGGTGCCAAAGGTCTTGAAGCGCCTATCGTGATATTGGCGGACACGACCAGCGCCCCCGATCTTAGAAAAGAAATGTGGTTCGATGGGCCGACCATTGCCATTACCGACGAAGCAAAAAATGCCGGTTTCCTTGATGCACTCAAAGCTAAACGTCGCGACGCCATGCAGCAAGAATATGAACGGCTGCTTTATGTTGCGATCACCCGCGCCGAAGACGAATGTTACATCACCGGCGCTAAGCCGCCGCGTGTAAAAGACATTAATCCGCGCTGCTGGTACGCGCTTAGCCGCGATGCGCTAAAATCCCTACCGAATGTCGAATCGCATGAGGGAACATATCGTGCAATTTCAGCACAGACCGCGCCAGTAGAGGAAGTGGCAGTGATGCCAGTGGCGCGCGAAGCACTGCCTGTGTGGGCGCATAACGCCGCACCGCAAGAAAACAAAACTCAGCATTTTTCACCTTCGCGTTTGGGCAATAGTGAACTTGCACTCTATGATAAAAGCGAAGGTGATGCACGAACACGCGGTGTCATCATCCACCGCTTGTTAGAGCTTGCGCCACAACACGCAACACCTGAAACCTTGGCGCAGCTTGCGCAATTTATTGCACCTGACTGGCAAGCATCGCAGCGCCAAGCCATCGTTTCAGATGTACACCGACTGCTTCAGCACCCCGATATGGGATGGGTATGGCAAGAGCAGGGCTTTAACGAAGTAGGTGTCTCAGGGCAGATTGAGATGGATGGGGTTAGCTACCCTATGTCTGGTCAAATTGACCGACTGGTCATGCGCAAAGACGAAATCATCATTCTGGATTATAAAACCTCTGCCAACCTCCCTCAAACTGTGGCGCAGACAAGCCAGAACTACCTGCTGCAAATGAAGGCTTACAAAACCCTATTTGCCAATAAATACAGCGATAAAACCATTCGTTGTGCCTTGGTGTGGACCCACGCGCCCCGCCTAGACTGGCTGGATGAAATTGTCGCTAAAATGGACTGGGATAGTTTCCGCCTAGCGTCTTGA